The proteins below come from a single Roseiflexus sp. RS-1 genomic window:
- a CDS encoding MBL fold metallo-hydrolase yields the protein MADIQYLGHACFRLRGRDGIVITDPYDRSIGLDLGRPTAHIVTVSHHHPDHNNVAAVRPARDRVMVIDGPGEYEVGGVLITGVRTFHDKNRGAELGRNTVYVIHLDDIVFCHLGDLAHELTAQQLEEIGSVDVLFVPVGGGETIGPAEAASVISQIEPHIVIPMHYAVEGLVGMNLAPLDRFLHELGIKDYTPEERLSLNASNLPEDGEQTRIIVMRSVS from the coding sequence ATGGCAGATATTCAATATCTGGGGCATGCATGCTTCCGCCTGCGCGGGCGCGACGGCATCGTCATTACCGATCCGTATGACCGTTCTATCGGGCTTGACCTCGGTCGACCGACGGCGCATATCGTGACGGTCAGCCACCACCATCCCGACCACAACAACGTTGCCGCTGTGCGACCGGCGCGCGACCGGGTGATGGTGATCGATGGTCCTGGCGAGTATGAGGTCGGCGGAGTGCTGATCACCGGTGTGCGCACGTTCCACGACAAGAATAGAGGCGCCGAACTGGGGCGGAACACCGTCTACGTCATCCATCTCGATGATATCGTTTTCTGCCACCTCGGCGACCTGGCGCATGAACTGACGGCGCAACAACTCGAAGAAATCGGCAGTGTCGATGTGCTCTTCGTGCCGGTCGGCGGTGGTGAAACCATCGGTCCGGCAGAGGCGGCGTCGGTGATCAGTCAGATTGAACCGCATATTGTGATCCCGATGCACTACGCAGTGGAGGGATTGGTCGGCATGAACCTGGCGCCGCTCGACCGATTCCTTCATGAACTGGGCATTAAGGACTATACTCCTGAAGAACGGTTGTCACTCAACGCGAGCAATCTTCCCGAAGACGGCGAGCAAACACGCATCATCGTCATGCGATCTGTTTCTTGA
- a CDS encoding regulatory protein RecX has translation MPEGIITALRAQEHDAQRVNLYIDHAFALGVSLTTIARERLYVGMHLDAAAYARIEAAECIERAVQTALRAIESRPRSIAEVRDRLQRKGFAPETVNAAIERLQASGLLDDAAFARFWIENRQTCRPRGRHALADELRRKGVDAELVAVALDASLTDDETGRAEMLARAAMRRYATVADYQTFVRRLGGYLQRRGFSAETVLPIVERLWCERGSLNDADTGVDVEQDEG, from the coding sequence ATGCCGGAAGGAATCATCACCGCGCTGCGCGCCCAGGAACATGATGCGCAGCGCGTCAATCTGTATATTGACCACGCCTTCGCTCTTGGCGTCAGCCTGACGACGATTGCGCGCGAGCGATTGTATGTCGGTATGCACCTCGATGCTGCGGCATATGCCCGTATTGAGGCAGCGGAGTGCATCGAGCGCGCTGTGCAGACCGCCCTGCGCGCGATTGAGTCCCGCCCTCGCTCGATTGCCGAAGTGCGTGACCGCCTGCAACGCAAAGGCTTTGCCCCTGAGACGGTCAACGCAGCGATTGAACGGTTGCAGGCGAGCGGGTTGCTCGATGATGCGGCATTTGCGCGGTTCTGGATTGAAAATCGGCAAACATGCCGTCCACGCGGGCGTCACGCCCTCGCCGATGAGTTGCGACGCAAGGGTGTGGACGCTGAACTGGTTGCCGTTGCCCTCGATGCATCCCTGACCGACGACGAGACCGGGCGCGCTGAAATGCTTGCGCGCGCTGCCATGCGGCGCTATGCAACCGTCGCCGATTATCAGACGTTCGTCCGTCGGCTCGGCGGCTATCTGCAACGCCGCGGCTTCAGCGCCGAAACGGTCCTTCCAATCGTCGAACGCCTCTGGTGCGAACGCGGCAGTCTGAACGATGCAGACACAGGCGTGGACGTTGAACAAGACGAAGGGTGA
- the recA gene encoding recombinase RecA yields MALSPEKEKALAAAMSQIDRKYGKGSIMRMGEVSSKLAIEVIPTGSIALDIALGVGGVPRGRVVEIYGPESSGKTTLAQHIIAEAQKMGGIAAFIDAEHAFDPVYAARCGVDVNNLLVSQPDYGEQALEICEALVRSNAVDVVVVDSVAALVPRAEIEGDMGDSLPGLQARLMSQALRKLSGAISKSRAVVIFLNQLRLKIGVMFGSPETTTGGQALKFYASVRMDIRRIETLKNGQETIGSRTRVKVVKNKVAPPFRQAEFDIMHNEGISRAGNILDVGVELDIIRKSGAWFYLGDDRLGQGRENAKQFLNENPALADEIERLIRAHAMAAPISIVSPKEDDAVEDAGLFEE; encoded by the coding sequence ATGGCCCTCTCCCCGGAAAAGGAAAAGGCTCTGGCAGCAGCCATGAGCCAGATCGACCGCAAATACGGCAAGGGCTCGATCATGCGGATGGGGGAAGTCAGTTCCAAACTGGCGATCGAAGTCATCCCCACCGGGTCGATTGCGCTCGACATTGCGCTGGGCGTCGGCGGCGTGCCACGGGGTCGGGTTGTCGAAATCTACGGTCCGGAGTCCAGCGGTAAAACGACCCTGGCGCAGCATATCATCGCTGAGGCGCAGAAGATGGGCGGCATCGCCGCCTTCATCGACGCCGAGCATGCGTTCGATCCGGTCTATGCAGCACGATGCGGCGTTGATGTCAACAATCTGCTGGTCTCGCAACCCGATTACGGTGAGCAGGCGCTTGAGATCTGCGAAGCGCTGGTGCGCTCGAATGCGGTCGATGTCGTAGTGGTCGACTCGGTTGCTGCGCTGGTGCCGCGCGCTGAGATCGAAGGCGACATGGGCGACTCGCTCCCCGGTCTGCAGGCGCGGTTAATGAGCCAGGCGCTGCGCAAACTTTCCGGCGCCATCAGCAAATCACGCGCGGTTGTCATTTTTCTCAACCAGCTCCGCCTGAAGATCGGCGTGATGTTCGGCTCGCCGGAGACTACCACCGGCGGTCAGGCGCTGAAGTTCTACGCATCGGTGCGGATGGACATCCGCCGCATTGAGACGCTCAAGAACGGTCAGGAGACGATCGGCAGTCGCACGCGGGTGAAGGTGGTCAAGAACAAGGTCGCGCCGCCCTTCCGCCAGGCGGAGTTCGATATTATGCACAACGAGGGCATCTCGCGCGCTGGCAATATCCTTGATGTCGGCGTCGAACTCGACATCATTCGCAAGAGCGGCGCCTGGTTCTATCTCGGCGACGATCGCCTGGGTCAGGGGCGCGAAAATGCCAAGCAGTTCCTGAACGAAAACCCGGCGCTGGCAGATGAAATTGAGCGCCTGATCCGCGCTCACGCAATGGCGGCGCCGATCTCGATTGTATCGCCCAAAGAAGACGATGCCGTAGAAGACGCAGGACTGTTCGAGGAATAG
- a CDS encoding sortase produces MKHTIREAVTSAHNPPKVGRILLNPFRRAKRRAGAPTTFREKLYWTLGNLLMLIGAILLAYVGGIYAQADYNRYAARGDTDAPPPAPVAAPRAPDAEPTPFVAPLPFVAPRLNTAEGQLISDVPDIVRSIVPSQISRIIIPSIDVDSKVVEVGWEVAEQNGRQVAVWQVAEYAVGHHRGSANPGEGSNIVLAGHVGGYGKVFKDLINVKEGDQIILFAGGQQYLYVVREQVMVHEEGVSPEQQAMNALYIAPTSEEMVTLITCWPDRGPEKFKYRIIVRATPYGAGNDESLTNTEGWNVR; encoded by the coding sequence ATGAAGCACACCATCCGCGAAGCCGTCACCAGCGCACACAACCCGCCAAAGGTCGGGCGTATTTTGCTCAACCCTTTTCGACGTGCGAAGCGTCGTGCTGGCGCTCCAACAACATTTCGCGAAAAACTCTACTGGACGCTTGGCAACCTGCTTATGCTGATCGGCGCCATCCTGCTGGCGTATGTTGGCGGCATCTACGCCCAGGCGGATTACAACCGCTACGCAGCGCGCGGCGACACCGACGCCCCGCCGCCTGCACCGGTCGCCGCACCGCGCGCCCCCGACGCCGAGCCGACGCCATTTGTCGCGCCGCTGCCGTTCGTCGCGCCGCGCCTCAACACCGCCGAAGGGCAACTCATCAGCGACGTGCCGGACATCGTCAGGTCTATCGTTCCATCCCAGATTTCGCGCATCATCATTCCGAGCATCGACGTCGACTCAAAAGTCGTCGAAGTCGGCTGGGAAGTCGCAGAACAGAACGGGCGACAGGTCGCCGTCTGGCAGGTCGCCGAGTATGCTGTCGGGCACCATCGCGGCTCCGCCAACCCCGGCGAAGGGAGCAACATCGTGCTTGCCGGTCATGTTGGCGGCTACGGCAAAGTCTTCAAAGATCTGATCAACGTCAAAGAGGGTGACCAGATCATCCTGTTCGCTGGCGGTCAACAGTATCTCTACGTCGTGCGTGAACAGGTAATGGTGCACGAGGAAGGCGTATCACCCGAACAGCAGGCGATGAACGCCCTCTACATCGCGCCGACCAGCGAAGAGATGGTCACGCTGATCACCTGCTGGCCCGACCGCGGACCGGAAAAATTCAAGTATCGCATCATCGTGCGCGCAACCCCGTATGGCGCAGGAAACGATGAGTCGCTCACCAATACCGAAGGCTGGAATGTGCGCTGA
- a CDS encoding glycosyltransferase family 4 protein, translating to MRILMLSKALVNGAYQKKCEELAALPDVELIVAVPPAWREPRVGVIRLERRFTAGYQLVTLPMMFNGRHHLHFYPTFERLVRRTRPDIVHVDEESFNLATFLALRAGVRHGARCCFYNYANIDRFYPPPFNLFERYAFRHAAHAFACSTEAAAIIRRHGYTGPLTILPQFGVDPDLYAPARRDRRNATLVVGYIGRLVPEKGVIDLVEAVARAPSVRLRLIGDGALRPAIEARIAALGIGERVELHPAVPSTRVPDELQRLDALVLPSRTTRTWKEQFGRILVEAMSCAVPVVGSSSAAIPDVIGDAGIIYPEGEIDALADVLRRLADDPALRDDLGRRGRERVLAQFTQAAIARQYHHAYRSMLN from the coding sequence ATGCGCATTCTGATGCTCTCCAAAGCGCTGGTCAACGGCGCGTACCAGAAGAAGTGCGAAGAACTGGCTGCCCTGCCCGATGTCGAGTTGATCGTCGCCGTGCCGCCCGCCTGGCGTGAACCGCGCGTCGGCGTTATCCGGCTCGAACGACGGTTTACCGCCGGCTATCAACTGGTCACGCTGCCGATGATGTTCAACGGCCGCCACCACCTGCATTTCTACCCGACCTTCGAGCGCCTGGTGCGCCGGACGCGCCCCGATATTGTGCACGTCGATGAGGAGTCGTTCAATCTGGCGACGTTTCTGGCGCTGCGGGCGGGAGTACGGCACGGGGCGCGCTGCTGCTTCTACAACTACGCCAACATCGACCGATTCTATCCGCCGCCCTTCAACCTGTTCGAGCGCTATGCCTTTCGCCACGCAGCGCATGCCTTTGCATGCAGCACCGAAGCCGCCGCAATCATCCGGCGCCACGGCTACACCGGACCGCTCACCATTTTGCCGCAGTTCGGCGTCGATCCCGACCTGTACGCGCCTGCGCGGCGCGACCGCCGTAACGCCACGCTGGTCGTCGGCTACATCGGGCGTCTCGTGCCGGAAAAAGGGGTGATCGACCTGGTGGAAGCCGTCGCGCGGGCGCCGTCGGTGCGCTTGCGGTTGATCGGCGATGGCGCACTGCGCCCGGCAATCGAGGCGCGGATCGCCGCACTGGGCATCGGCGAGCGTGTCGAACTGCACCCTGCCGTCCCATCGACCCGCGTTCCCGACGAATTGCAGCGACTCGACGCGCTGGTGTTGCCATCGCGCACCACGCGCACCTGGAAAGAACAGTTCGGGCGTATCCTGGTCGAAGCGATGAGTTGCGCCGTTCCGGTGGTCGGCTCTTCATCGGCAGCCATTCCCGATGTCATCGGTGATGCGGGAATCATCTACCCGGAAGGGGAAATTGACGCACTGGCGGATGTGCTGCGGCGTCTGGCGGATGATCCGGCGCTGCGCGACGACCTTGGGCGACGCGGACGGGAGCGCGTGCTGGCGCAGTTCACCCAGGCGGCAATCGCCCGACAGTACCATCACGCATACCGTTCGATGCTGAATTGA
- a CDS encoding glycosyltransferase family 4 protein, with product MHLAINAMFWSQPTVGSGQYLRMLVHAMLSVAPDVRVTLLLPAGRPVAEPLPPNVQAAPVPTPFDGRNANLAKVWFEQIAVPRAALRLNADLLHVPYFAPPLRPPLPTVVTILDIIPLLLPEYRGRAAVRLYMRLVARAARHATQIITISHHSASDIIRHLGCQAARVAVVHLAAGAQFRPRDRTLSETEVAARYSVTPPFVYYVGGLDARKNLATLVWAFARMRYAGGPPATLVIAGRAAGNDPRMFPDLDAIIMFARAGAFVKRIDVPYEDAPLLYGAATVFAFPSRYEGFGLPPLEAMACGTPVIVADAASLPEVVGDAALRVPAEDVTGWSAALWRMLADDALRADLSRRGLERAAQFSPDRMARETLAIYAATRNSSG from the coding sequence GTGCATCTCGCCATCAACGCCATGTTCTGGTCGCAACCGACCGTCGGCAGCGGGCAGTATCTGCGCATGCTCGTCCATGCCATGCTATCCGTCGCGCCCGATGTGCGGGTGACTCTGCTCCTGCCTGCCGGTCGCCCGGTCGCTGAACCGCTGCCACCGAATGTCCAGGCGGCGCCTGTGCCCACGCCGTTCGATGGGCGCAACGCGAACCTGGCGAAGGTCTGGTTCGAGCAGATCGCCGTTCCACGCGCAGCGCTGCGCCTGAATGCCGACCTGCTGCATGTACCGTACTTTGCGCCGCCGCTGCGCCCGCCGCTGCCGACCGTCGTGACGATCCTGGACATTATTCCGCTCTTGCTGCCGGAGTATCGGGGACGGGCAGCGGTGCGTCTCTATATGCGCCTGGTCGCGCGCGCCGCGCGGCATGCGACGCAGATTATCACGATTTCGCACCATAGCGCCAGCGATATTATCCGTCACCTCGGCTGTCAGGCAGCGCGCGTGGCGGTCGTCCACCTGGCGGCCGGCGCACAGTTCCGCCCGCGCGACCGTACCTTGAGCGAAACGGAAGTTGCCGCCCGCTACAGCGTCACGCCCCCGTTCGTGTACTATGTCGGCGGGCTGGACGCGCGGAAGAACCTGGCGACGCTGGTGTGGGCATTTGCGCGTATGCGATACGCTGGCGGACCTCCCGCCACGCTGGTGATTGCCGGACGTGCGGCTGGCAACGATCCACGGATGTTTCCCGACCTGGATGCTATCATCATGTTCGCCAGAGCCGGCGCTTTTGTGAAGCGCATTGATGTCCCCTACGAAGATGCGCCGCTGCTCTATGGCGCAGCAACGGTATTCGCCTTTCCGTCGCGCTACGAAGGGTTTGGCTTACCGCCGCTCGAAGCCATGGCGTGCGGTACGCCGGTGATCGTCGCCGATGCCGCCAGCCTGCCCGAGGTTGTCGGCGATGCGGCGCTGCGTGTTCCAGCGGAGGACGTGACAGGATGGAGCGCTGCACTCTGGCGCATGCTGGCGGACGACGCCCTGCGCGCCGATCTGTCCCGACGCGGACTGGAGCGCGCGGCGCAGTTCAGCCCGGATCGTATGGCGCGCGAGACGCTGGCAATCTACGCAGCGACACGCAACAGTTCCGGTTGA
- the fabZ gene encoding 3-hydroxyacyl-ACP dehydratase FabZ, translating into MLTIQEIMAIIPHRYPFLLIDRILELEPGQRAVGEKLVTIGEPYFQGHFPNRPIMPGVLIVEALAQTGAVAALSLPENRGKMAFFAGIDGVRFRKPVYPGDTLRLEVRFDKMRRGIGKGTGVATVNGQLVCEGELMFALSSEG; encoded by the coding sequence ATGCTGACCATCCAGGAGATCATGGCGATCATCCCCCACCGTTATCCGTTTCTGCTGATCGACCGCATTCTTGAACTCGAGCCGGGGCAGCGCGCGGTTGGCGAGAAGTTGGTGACGATCGGCGAACCATATTTTCAGGGACACTTCCCCAACCGTCCGATCATGCCGGGGGTGTTGATCGTCGAGGCGCTGGCGCAGACCGGCGCTGTGGCGGCGCTGAGTCTGCCGGAAAATCGGGGCAAGATGGCGTTCTTCGCCGGGATCGACGGAGTGCGTTTCCGCAAGCCGGTCTATCCTGGCGATACGCTGCGACTGGAGGTGCGGTTCGACAAAATGCGGCGCGGCATTGGCAAAGGCACAGGGGTTGCGACCGTGAACGGGCAGTTGGTGTGTGAGGGGGAGTTGATGTTTGCGTTGAGTAGTGAAGGTTGA
- a CDS encoding nucleotidyltransferase family protein: MRQIESFGSVKAISLDRDEIIRRLKEVAATALATFPQLCEVRLIGSLATGVHTGTSDVDILLRVHERAGNPIDEMKPYFFFFSQHLEIGIDLLLFDKTPPEGMEKIIQGSILLAARSADTNDTE, encoded by the coding sequence ATGCGGCAGATCGAATCATTCGGTTCTGTGAAGGCCATCTCCCTGGATCGGGATGAGATCATCCGACGCCTGAAAGAGGTTGCTGCTACAGCACTGGCGACCTTTCCCCAACTGTGCGAAGTGCGCCTGATCGGTTCTCTGGCTACGGGAGTCCACACGGGGACGAGCGACGTTGACATACTGCTTCGAGTCCACGAACGGGCGGGAAATCCGATTGATGAAATGAAGCCATACTTCTTCTTTTTTTCACAGCATCTCGAGATCGGCATTGACCTCCTTCTTTTCGACAAGACGCCTCCTGAAGGGATGGAAAAGATCATACAGGGAAGCATCCTGCTGGCTGCACGAAGTGCAGATACGAACGATACGGAATAA
- a CDS encoding IS110 family transposase: protein MASRESLFIGIDVSKQTLDVAFGADPHAPRETIPSTDEGVQLLVTRLQRLQPTLIVLEATGGLERMVFAQLLQAGLPTARVQPRRVRALAHAEGRQAKTDRLDARLLARFAERVRPPHHQATDEQRASLRDLLVRREQLIQMRTAEINRLTAAAPNLRPGIQQHIDWLDQEIRALEQERDNEAERTDEVRRKRELRDSVPGIGAITARNLLLRLPELGTIKRTEAAAVVGVAPYANQSGAQHKPRHSSGGRRDVRSVLYMATLAATRRRLVRRAFDQRLCQAGKPRKVAIVAAMRKLLTILGAILRQQKPWDPAVHTSAP from the coding sequence ATGGCTTCCCGTGAGTCGCTCTTTATCGGCATTGATGTCTCCAAACAGACGCTGGATGTGGCGTTTGGCGCCGACCCGCACGCGCCACGCGAGACGATACCGTCTACCGACGAAGGTGTCCAGCTCCTGGTCACGCGACTCCAGCGCCTGCAGCCGACCCTGATTGTGCTGGAGGCGACCGGCGGGCTGGAGCGCATGGTGTTCGCCCAACTGCTCCAGGCTGGCTTGCCGACGGCGCGGGTGCAGCCACGCCGCGTGCGCGCCCTGGCGCACGCGGAAGGACGCCAGGCGAAGACCGACCGCCTGGATGCCCGGTTGCTCGCCCGCTTTGCCGAACGGGTGCGCCCGCCGCACCACCAAGCGACGGACGAGCAGCGCGCATCCTTGCGCGACCTGCTGGTCCGGCGGGAGCAGTTGATTCAGATGCGGACGGCTGAGATCAATCGGTTGACGGCTGCCGCGCCGAACCTCCGCCCGGGCATCCAGCAGCATATTGATTGGCTGGATCAGGAGATCCGTGCGCTTGAGCAGGAACGCGACAACGAGGCGGAGCGCACCGACGAGGTGCGCCGGAAACGGGAGCTGCGCGACAGCGTGCCCGGCATCGGCGCGATCACCGCACGGAACCTGCTGCTCCGCCTGCCCGAACTGGGGACCATCAAGCGCACGGAAGCGGCGGCCGTTGTGGGCGTTGCGCCGTATGCCAATCAGAGCGGCGCACAGCACAAACCCCGGCATAGCTCCGGCGGCAGGAGGGATGTGCGCAGCGTGTTGTACATGGCGACCCTGGCGGCCACGCGGCGCCGTCTGGTCAGGCGCGCCTTCGATCAGCGCCTGTGTCAAGCTGGCAAGCCGCGCAAGGTCGCCATCGTCGCTGCGATGCGCAAGCTGCTGACTATTCTCGGCGCAATATTGCGTCAGCAAAAGCCCTGGGATCCGGCTGTGCATACGAGCGCCCCTTGA
- a CDS encoding CHAT domain-containing protein, with the protein MDPTQLLDLARLLVTGIAPLIAGGALAKIGENATDTTMKILGRAWGMLQRRFRGQRKAEAALTIFEDEADKPESQERVAQQIVAVFQHDPAAIAELRAIVEELRRIQPQPAPPQRSHTQTISGKAQVGAAVAGDVHGPITVTQQSGGINFGSGNVIGQIGDVVARDKHVTTGPTISGPIHAQTVHVATEQTITHGAAASTPAAPQVVLAAYAAPRGTAALNWEIEERALRDCLAPYPERFRIEPLPRATPEDLHQALLRLKPAFLHILSHGDAGDLLFQDSYGDRHPVPRAALLQTFANTPSLRCVILSACDSAASLSALGLGMPPLIAMRAAISSDAARAFAQGFYAAIAAGHDVRAAYAAGRDRMRLLGVGDADVPVLLER; encoded by the coding sequence ATGGATCCCACCCAACTGCTGGATCTTGCCCGGCTGCTGGTAACGGGCATCGCCCCGCTGATCGCCGGCGGCGCGCTGGCGAAGATTGGCGAGAACGCCACAGATACGACGATGAAGATCCTGGGACGCGCCTGGGGCATGCTCCAGCGCCGTTTCCGGGGTCAGCGCAAGGCTGAAGCGGCGCTGACGATCTTCGAAGACGAAGCCGACAAGCCGGAGAGCCAGGAGCGGGTGGCACAGCAGATCGTCGCCGTATTTCAGCACGATCCTGCCGCCATCGCCGAGTTGCGCGCCATCGTTGAAGAGTTGCGCCGGATTCAGCCGCAACCTGCGCCGCCGCAGCGCAGTCATACCCAGACGATCAGCGGCAAAGCACAGGTCGGTGCGGCGGTTGCCGGCGATGTGCACGGACCGATCACCGTTACTCAGCAATCGGGCGGCATCAACTTCGGCAGCGGCAATGTCATCGGTCAGATCGGTGATGTTGTCGCCCGTGACAAACACGTGACCACGGGCCCGACCATCAGCGGGCCGATCCATGCGCAGACCGTGCATGTCGCCACCGAACAGACAATCACGCACGGCGCTGCGGCATCCACGCCCGCCGCGCCCCAGGTGGTGCTGGCGGCGTATGCCGCGCCACGCGGTACTGCTGCGCTCAACTGGGAGATCGAGGAACGGGCGTTGCGCGACTGTCTCGCGCCCTACCCGGAACGCTTCCGCATCGAGCCATTGCCGCGCGCCACGCCGGAGGACCTGCACCAGGCGCTGCTGCGACTCAAGCCAGCCTTCCTGCATATTCTCAGCCACGGCGACGCCGGCGACCTGCTGTTCCAGGATTCGTATGGCGACCGGCATCCCGTGCCACGCGCTGCGCTGTTGCAGACCTTCGCCAATACGCCATCATTGCGCTGCGTCATCCTGAGCGCCTGTGACTCCGCCGCCAGCCTGAGCGCGTTGGGTCTGGGGATGCCGCCGTTGATTGCGATGCGCGCAGCGATCAGCAGCGACGCGGCGCGCGCCTTCGCCCAGGGGTTCTATGCGGCGATTGCCGCCGGGCACGATGTTCGCGCGGCGTATGCCGCCGGGCGCGACCGGATGCGGCTGTTGGGCGTGGGGGATGCGGATGTGCCAGTGCTGCTTGAGCGGTAG
- a CDS encoding DUF433 domain-containing protein — protein MQQGRGTLRLYAVCLFRIKGSRIGIESVLYEYVHRGQTPEAIAARFPSLTLEQVYATILWYLHDRERLTDYLADWLAFSSTARKHQERNPPPVILTLRQLRAAQQPAS, from the coding sequence GTGCAACAGGGACGCGGCACGCTGCGTCTGTACGCTGTGTGTCTTTTCCGTATCAAAGGATCGCGCATCGGCATCGAGAGCGTGTTGTATGAATATGTGCATCGCGGCCAGACTCCTGAAGCGATTGCGGCGCGCTTTCCTTCGCTGACGCTGGAGCAGGTGTATGCCACAATCCTCTGGTATTTGCATGATCGCGAGCGACTCACGGACTACCTTGCTGATTGGTTGGCGTTCAGTTCTACAGCTCGCAAACATCAGGAACGGAATCCGCCCCCAGTGATTCTCACATTGCGCCAGTTAAGAGCCGCGCAGCAGCCAGCCTCCTGA
- a CDS encoding DUF5615 family PIN-like protein encodes MRYLLDEHINPLLRRELLRAAPDLEAWIIGDPGAQRRGTLDPDILLWCEANHFCLVTNNRKSMPRHLVDHLAIRVDSQLSVFAVSFL; translated from the coding sequence GTGCGTTATCTGCTCGACGAACACATCAATCCGCTATTGCGCCGCGAACTGCTGCGCGCCGCGCCGGATCTCGAAGCCTGGATCATTGGTGATCCCGGCGCGCAGCGACGTGGCACGCTCGATCCTGACATTCTGCTCTGGTGTGAGGCGAATCATTTTTGCCTCGTCACCAATAACCGTAAATCGATGCCACGCCATCTGGTCGATCACCTTGCCATTAGAGTTGATTCACAATTGAGCGTTTTTGCGGTATCATTTTTGTAG
- a CDS encoding NACHT domain-containing protein encodes MSPERESRWQRFRRALGAAVIAVLLFASGIVANLLSNDLEARFSELAGYTQWLYAAGGISLLLAVMLAIRDQRAARDAGQTIDGDSTTVGNISNSQAVAVGRGAHAEVHYHYYTPVAQLANEQERRDRRTMIARQRSIWIDGVLKQSLWNNALIDLGLAERPDAVPQPYRYRIASRAQGQKDRLLPADTHVINVYDQHQGALLILGAPGSGKTTLMLELMRDLLERADKDETHPIPVKFDLSAWGADRPPIDAWLATQLNTQYGMSRQAAVDWVKRGMILPLLDGLDEVAAERRAACAAAINAYRQERGLMPLVVCCREQEYAELSDELRLHGAVVVQPLTDEQVQAYLDRGGERLAGVRRLIADDPALLAEDAASGVIAAISPALFVTICVFMVWRFFLPE; translated from the coding sequence ATGTCTCCTGAGCGCGAATCTCGCTGGCAGCGCTTCCGCCGCGCGCTCGGCGCTGCGGTGATTGCCGTGCTGCTCTTCGCCAGCGGCATCGTCGCCAACCTGCTGTCGAACGATCTGGAAGCGCGATTTTCCGAACTCGCCGGCTATACGCAATGGCTCTACGCCGCTGGCGGCATCAGCCTGCTGCTGGCAGTCATGCTTGCCATTCGTGATCAGCGGGCAGCGCGCGATGCAGGCCAGACCATTGACGGCGACTCTACCACGGTCGGCAACATCAGCAATAGTCAGGCCGTTGCGGTCGGGAGAGGCGCGCACGCTGAAGTCCATTACCACTACTACACTCCTGTCGCACAACTGGCAAACGAACAAGAACGCCGCGACCGGCGCACCATGATCGCCCGCCAGCGGTCGATCTGGATCGACGGCGTGCTCAAGCAGTCGCTCTGGAACAACGCTCTGATTGACCTGGGACTGGCTGAGCGCCCTGATGCGGTACCGCAGCCATATCGCTACCGTATCGCCAGTCGCGCGCAGGGTCAGAAGGATCGTCTGCTGCCCGCCGACACGCATGTCATCAACGTCTACGACCAGCATCAGGGCGCGCTGCTCATCCTTGGCGCGCCGGGATCGGGCAAGACGACGCTGATGCTGGAGTTGATGCGTGACCTGCTCGAACGCGCCGATAAGGATGAGACCCACCCGATCCCGGTGAAGTTCGATCTCTCGGCCTGGGGCGCGGATCGTCCGCCTATCGACGCATGGCTGGCGACCCAACTCAACACCCAGTATGGCATGTCACGGCAGGCAGCGGTAGACTGGGTGAAGCGCGGCATGATCCTGCCATTGCTCGATGGCCTCGATGAAGTCGCGGCAGAGCGGCGCGCGGCCTGTGCGGCAGCGATCAATGCCTATCGCCAGGAGCGCGGCCTTATGCCGCTGGTGGTCTGTTGCCGTGAGCAGGAATACGCCGAATTGTCAGATGAACTCCGGCTGCATGGCGCGGTCGTGGTGCAGCCGCTGACCGACGAGCAGGTGCAGGCATATCTGGATCGGGGCGGCGAACGACTGGCTGGCGTGCGCAGGCTTATCGCCGACGACCCGGCGCTGCTGGCGGAGGATGCCGCAAGCGGTGTGATCGCTGCGATATCTCCTGCGCTGTTCGTCACTATCTGTGTCTTTATGGTGTGGCGCTTCTTCTTGCCCGAGTAG